The window TTTTCAAACCAACGGATTAGAATCAAATCAGTATGACGAATTCATTAGCGCAGCATACCAGGATTGCAAGCTTTGGAGCTGTGATGGCCTGTATAGGTGATTGGGTCGTTTTATTTGTCCTTGGTAGATATTACCCTGGTTACAGTCAACTGGAGCACAGCATCAGCTCCTTAGGTGCCTCCAATAGTCCGGTCGCCCAGTGGGCAGAGATCAGTTGGTTGATCATTGGGCTCCTGTTTATTTGGTTTGGTGTAGAATTTGGACGCCAGTATAGGGCTGAAGGAACGTATGCAAAAGTCGCATCCTGGTTGATCATTCTATATGGAGCAGGGGAAGGACTTGGCTCAGCTTTCTTCAAAGTAGATTCTTTACATCATTCCCTGAGTTTTATTGGGATTATTCATCAATTGACCAGCATCTGTGGCGTACTGGCCATCCTTCTGCTGCCTTTGGTCATAAAAAGATTATTTCCTTTTAGATCTATACCCGGATTTCCTTTTTTTTCCGACTTCGTTTTTGCTCTTGGTGGTGTCCTGCTTGGCTTATTTCTGTGCCGATTTTTTGTTCCAGCAGATCATCCAATAGTCCGAATTAAGGGTTTGTGGCAGCGATTACTGCTTTTTACCAACTATATTTATATCCTAACTGCCATTTATTTTATGTGGAAAACCAGTCGCTTCAGACCTGTTCACAAATCATAAAACAGGAGAAATGATAATTTATGTGGCGCGGTAGATGTCTCATCCATTCAAACCCAATACCAGGAATTTTTTAAACTGGCCCCGATC of the Saprospiraceae bacterium genome contains:
- a CDS encoding DUF998 domain-containing protein; this encodes MTNSLAQHTRIASFGAVMACIGDWVVLFVLGRYYPGYSQLEHSISSLGASNSPVAQWAEISWLIIGLLFIWFGVEFGRQYRAEGTYAKVASWLIILYGAGEGLGSAFFKVDSLHHSLSFIGIIHQLTSICGVLAILLLPLVIKRLFPFRSIPGFPFFSDFVFALGGVLLGLFLCRFFVPADHPIVRIKGLWQRLLLFTNYIYILTAIYFMWKTSRFRPVHKS